A genomic region of Populus nigra chromosome 11, ddPopNigr1.1, whole genome shotgun sequence contains the following coding sequences:
- the LOC133668212 gene encoding putative H/ACA ribonucleoprotein complex subunit 1-like protein 1 yields the protein MRPPRGGGFRGGRDGGFRGGRDGGFRGGRGGRGGPGRGGRGFGGGGFRDEGPPSEVVEVSSFLHACEGDAVTKLTNEKIPYFNAPIFLQNKTQIGKVDEIFGPINESHFSVKMMEGIVATSYAPGDKFYIDPNKLLPLARFLSQPKGQAQAAGRGGRGGGRGGRGGRGGFSGRGRGRGPPRGGGFGRGGFRGRGRG from the exons atGAGGCCACCAAGAGGCGGCGGATTTAGAGGAGGGAGAGACGGCGGATTTAGAGGTGGGAGAGACGGCGGTTTCAGGGGTGGACGTGGTGGACGCGGTGGTCCTGGCCGTGGTGGACGTGGTTTTGGTGGTGGTGGGTTTCGTGATGAAGGCCCTCCTTCTGAAGTAGTAG AGGTCTCATCGTTTCTTCATGCCTGTGAGGGTGATGCAGTGACAAAGCTGACCAATGAGAAAATACCATACTTCAATGCACCAATCTTTTTGCAGAATAAGACCCAGATAGGGAAAGTTGATGAAATCTTTGGCCCCATTAATGAATCC CATTTTTCTGTAAAAATGATGGAAGGAATTGTGGCAACTTCGTATGCACCAGGGGACAAGTTCTATATTGACCCGAATAAACTCTTGCCTCTTGCAAGATTCCTTTCACAGCCTAA GGGACAGGCACAAGCAGCTGGAAGAGGTGGCCGTGGTGGTGGAAGAGGAGGCAGAGGTGGTAGAGGCGGTTTCAGCGGAAGGGGAAGGGGCAGAGGTCCACCTAGAGGTGGTGGTTTTGGTCGTGGTGGTTTTagggggagagggagaggatAG
- the LOC133706240 gene encoding transcription factor bHLH162-like: MVASSGGTIMESRSGRSSISSTKTERKVSEKNRRNQMKTLYSKLNSLLPDKESREKQPLPDQIDEAMSYIKSLEEKLEETKEKKESLTFATSKSPKLIKIQETGSALEIVFTSGLDNQFLFYEIISILHEEGVEVVSANSQALGDSFFHVVHAQMKESADGLGAARVTGRLNGLINGSTSEIELDSEQWDFVNHPETNLEF, translated from the exons ATGGTTGCAAGCTCTGGAGGGACAATAATGGAGAGTAGAAGTGGTAGGTCTAGTATTTCTTCtacaaaaacagagagaaaagtCAGTGAGAAAAATAGGAGAAATCAAATGAAAACCCTTTACTCCAAGCTCAATTCTCTCCTCCCTGATAAAGAATCCAGG GAAAAACAACCTCTGCCTGATCAGATAGATGAGGCAATGAGCTATATAAAGAGTCTGGAGGAAAAGTTGGAGGAAaccaaggaaaagaaagaaagcttaACATTTGCTACTTCAAAATCacctaaactaataaaaatccaagaaaCGGGTTCAGCTCTAGAGATAGTTTTTACAAGTGGGCTGGATAATCAGTTCTTATTTTACGAGATCATCAGCATTCTGCATGAAGAAGGTGTAGAAGTTGTTAGTGCTAATTCTCAAGCTCTTGGAGATTCCTTTTTCCATGTAGTCCATGCACAG atGAAGGAATCTGCTGATGGTCTTGGAGCTGCAAGAGTAACTGGGAGACTGAATGGGCTTATCAATGGATCCACAAGTGAAATAGAGTTGGATTCAGAGCAGTGGGATTTTGTAAATCATCCTGAGACTAATTTGGAATTCTAA